In Marinobacter salsuginis, one DNA window encodes the following:
- the recO gene encoding DNA repair protein RecO, with translation MKGPELQEPAYVLHRRPWRETSLMVDLFSLNHGRMTVIARGANSAKSPLKAQLQPFQPLIVDWAGRGDLKTLTQVDVRTGPTLSRTVSLYSGLYLNELLQRVLPAADPHPTLFAAYIDAIRQLSDTMDVEPVLRRFERAFAAALGFDFAWDLATDSGQSVEPGREYCYDPEQGIVFGLSPGVRLRNLPGDVLLDLARDDLQSDSARRLAKRVMRVLIDYLLQGRPLNSRSLFTHLRGESHES, from the coding sequence ATGAAGGGGCCTGAGCTGCAGGAGCCCGCTTATGTCCTTCACCGCCGCCCCTGGCGGGAAACCAGCCTTATGGTGGATCTGTTTTCCCTGAACCATGGCCGGATGACCGTCATCGCCCGGGGCGCGAACAGCGCCAAAAGCCCCCTGAAAGCCCAGCTACAACCTTTTCAGCCCCTGATCGTGGACTGGGCCGGCCGGGGCGACCTGAAAACCCTTACCCAGGTAGATGTTCGAACCGGCCCGACCCTGAGTCGGACAGTTTCACTATACAGCGGCCTTTACCTGAATGAACTGTTGCAGCGGGTTCTGCCCGCCGCTGACCCCCATCCGACCCTCTTTGCAGCCTATATAGATGCCATCCGGCAGCTGTCCGACACCATGGATGTTGAGCCGGTGCTGCGGAGGTTCGAACGGGCCTTTGCCGCCGCCCTGGGCTTCGACTTCGCCTGGGACCTCGCCACTGATAGCGGGCAATCCGTCGAGCCCGGCCGGGAGTATTGTTATGATCCGGAACAGGGCATTGTTTTCGGGCTGTCACCGGGTGTGCGCCTGCGGAATCTCCCGGGTGATGTTTTACTGGATCTGGCCCGCGATGATCTGCAATCGGACAGCGCCCGGCGGTTGGCGAAACGGGTCATGCGGGTACTGATTGACTATCTTCTGCAGGGTCGCCCCCTGAACAGTCGCAGCCTTTTCACTCACCTTCGGGGAGAATCCCATGAATCCTAG
- the rlmD gene encoding 23S rRNA (uracil(1939)-C(5))-methyltransferase RlmD: MSRRRRKVLPKEPVRCEIETLSHDGRGIARQDGKTQFVDGALPGETVMAKVVSSRSKFDELRTEEVLEAAPDRQTPPCEFADLCGGCSLQHMSGDAQIAFKENTLREHFAHFGGIEPEEWIEPLRSEESLGYRRKARLGVRYVKARESVLVGFREKRNSFLTDIDRCAVLDPRIGERILPLRNMLHDLDAYSRIAQVEVACGDDVAVMVFRNMDDLSDGDREKLIAFGQAHDLHIYLQPKGPDTVHRIWPESSGPDDERLSYRLDEFDLTMKFHPMDFTQVNAGINRAMVHRAVEWLDVQPGERVLDLFCGLGNFTLPLARRGGQVVGVEGDETMVVRGRENAELNGLDNVDFHGADLHGDFTGQSWAKEGFDKILIDPPRSGAEEICKYLTAFGARRIVYVSCNPATLARDAGVMVRNGYRLVRAGVMDMFPHTTHVESIALFERDSG, from the coding sequence ATGAGCAGACGACGCAGGAAGGTTCTTCCGAAAGAGCCCGTGCGCTGTGAGATTGAAACCCTGAGCCACGACGGCCGGGGTATTGCCCGTCAGGACGGCAAAACGCAGTTTGTGGATGGAGCCCTGCCGGGCGAAACGGTCATGGCGAAAGTGGTGTCCAGCCGTAGCAAGTTCGACGAGTTGCGCACTGAAGAGGTTCTGGAAGCCGCGCCGGACCGCCAGACGCCACCCTGCGAGTTTGCCGACCTTTGCGGTGGCTGCAGCCTCCAGCATATGAGTGGCGATGCCCAGATCGCGTTCAAGGAGAACACCTTGCGGGAGCATTTTGCCCATTTTGGGGGCATTGAGCCCGAGGAGTGGATTGAGCCGCTGCGTTCCGAGGAGAGTCTTGGCTATCGTCGCAAGGCTCGTTTGGGCGTTCGTTACGTCAAGGCCCGGGAGTCGGTTCTGGTCGGCTTCCGGGAAAAGCGCAACAGTTTCCTGACCGACATTGATCGTTGCGCGGTGCTGGACCCCAGAATTGGTGAGCGCATATTGCCCCTGCGCAACATGCTGCATGATCTGGACGCGTATAGCCGGATTGCCCAGGTAGAAGTTGCCTGTGGTGACGATGTGGCCGTGATGGTGTTCCGGAACATGGATGATCTGTCGGACGGTGACCGGGAAAAGCTTATCGCCTTTGGTCAGGCCCACGACTTGCATATCTACCTGCAGCCCAAGGGGCCTGACACCGTGCATCGGATCTGGCCCGAATCCTCGGGTCCGGATGACGAACGGTTGAGCTACCGGCTGGATGAATTCGACCTGACCATGAAATTTCATCCCATGGACTTTACCCAGGTCAATGCAGGCATTAACCGCGCGATGGTACACAGGGCCGTGGAGTGGCTGGATGTCCAGCCGGGAGAGCGTGTGCTGGATCTCTTCTGTGGTCTGGGCAACTTCACGTTGCCTCTGGCCCGAAGAGGAGGGCAGGTCGTTGGCGTAGAAGGCGACGAGACCATGGTCGTGCGCGGCCGGGAGAATGCGGAACTGAATGGTCTGGACAATGTCGATTTCCACGGTGCGGATCTGCACGGGGATTTCACCGGCCAGAGTTGGGCGAAGGAAGGGTTCGACAAGATTCTGATTGACCCGCCCCGCTCCGGTGCCGAGGAAATCTGCAAGTACCTCACCGCCTTCGGGGCGCGACGGATCGTCTACGTCTCCTGTAACCCGGCGACCCTCGCGCGGGATGCAGGCGTTATGGTGCGCAACGGCTACCGTCTGGTGCGCGCGGGTGTGATGGACATGTTTCCCCACACCACCCACGTGGAATCCATCGCGTTGTTTGAGCGGGATTCCGGCTGA
- a CDS encoding ATP-binding protein: MRRWGIRKKVLVVTLVPTLLTTLMLGLFFTYSWVNNIESLLKDRGESLSRQLAAGSEYGLFTANRSLLSSLSNALLEEQDVRSITFFGSDGSRLLHTGPGSSETVRSEELTAEHATRISRENSTRFITPVFLQDLMIESMLDPDARQSMSNLREPLGWVVVEMSHIRTEKETYKALLISLLLIIGGVILSMAIALRLSRAFTNPVFELNEAVAKLKEGKLDTRVYTGAGPEFEQLESGLNAMAEELSKAQAEMQQNIDQATEDLRETLETIEIQNIELDFARKEALEASRIKSEFLANMSHEIRTPLNGIIGFTELLLKSPLPRQQRDHLSTIRKSSEILLTIINDILDFSKIEAGKLILDRVPFQLRDIVEEVMVMLAPAAHAKNLDLVPLVYNDVPDNIMGDPLRVKQVITNLVNNAIKFTQTGEVVLRASLEEEEADTNRVTLRLSITDSGVGLSRAQQQSLFNAFSQADASTARQYGGTGLGLAISKRLVEEMGGKIGLESELGKGSTFWFTLTSELTTSGEAIAPRDGLRGERVIYLEQQKTTGLAVEHLLRDWGMVVDRVASPGALQEQIEEAQKSQTGYAVAIVGITRHLLNSSQYCGLVRTLEIERDCRTLLLTPTLETHDTPLSGLASGHLTKPVCRDSLYDELLLLVHGIHSGGRAPEYETSANPVTTANVPRVLAVDDNDANLKLVMTLLEDCQLEAESASSGFEALSKARQKPFDLVFMDLQMPGMDGVETTARLREMDTGNHRTPIIALTAHALADEQERLTKQGFDGYMPKPISSGQLTEIIHEYTGYICPKNSGNGRLPVPEVRDTRRTLRPSTRKMQQDCVSVEESIQLAAGKADLAEELFSMLLEQVHVDRARIPELWTGEHMDELLECVHKLHGATRYCGVPELRAAANHLETAIKCAAPDLEHQKDQLLSAMERLEIWSDQTDWQQLFRERREAAETT, from the coding sequence ATGCGACGTTGGGGCATTCGCAAGAAAGTTTTGGTGGTCACGCTGGTTCCCACCCTGCTGACCACCCTGATGCTGGGGCTTTTCTTCACCTACAGCTGGGTCAACAATATCGAGAGCCTTCTGAAGGACCGGGGCGAATCTCTCTCCCGCCAGCTCGCCGCTGGTTCCGAATATGGCCTGTTTACCGCAAACCGTAGCCTCCTGAGCAGTCTCTCCAATGCGCTCCTGGAAGAGCAGGACGTGCGCTCCATTACCTTCTTCGGTAGCGACGGCTCGCGCCTGCTTCACACCGGGCCGGGAAGCTCGGAGACTGTCAGGTCGGAGGAACTTACCGCCGAGCACGCAACCCGGATTTCCCGGGAAAACAGCACCCGGTTTATCACCCCCGTCTTTCTTCAGGATCTGATGATCGAGAGCATGCTCGACCCGGATGCCCGCCAGTCCATGTCGAATCTGCGGGAGCCTCTGGGCTGGGTGGTTGTGGAAATGTCACACATCCGCACCGAAAAAGAGACCTACAAGGCCCTGCTGATCTCCCTGCTGCTCATTATCGGCGGCGTTATTCTCAGCATGGCCATTGCACTGCGCCTGAGCCGCGCGTTCACCAACCCGGTATTTGAACTGAACGAGGCGGTGGCCAAACTCAAGGAAGGCAAGCTGGATACCCGCGTATACACCGGCGCCGGCCCCGAATTTGAACAACTGGAGTCCGGCCTCAATGCCATGGCTGAAGAGCTGAGCAAGGCCCAGGCAGAAATGCAGCAGAACATCGACCAGGCCACCGAAGACCTGCGGGAAACCCTGGAAACCATCGAGATCCAGAACATTGAGCTGGATTTCGCCAGGAAAGAGGCGCTCGAGGCCAGCCGGATAAAATCCGAGTTCCTGGCCAACATGTCCCACGAGATCCGAACCCCGCTGAATGGCATCATCGGTTTCACCGAACTTCTACTGAAGAGCCCCCTGCCAAGGCAGCAACGGGACCATCTGAGCACCATCAGGAAGTCCTCAGAGATCCTTCTGACCATCATTAACGACATTCTGGATTTCTCGAAGATCGAGGCCGGCAAGCTGATCCTGGACCGGGTGCCTTTCCAGTTGCGGGATATTGTCGAGGAAGTCATGGTCATGCTGGCGCCGGCCGCCCATGCCAAGAACCTGGATCTGGTGCCGCTGGTCTACAACGATGTGCCGGACAACATCATGGGTGACCCTTTGCGCGTCAAACAGGTGATCACCAACCTGGTCAACAACGCCATCAAGTTTACCCAGACCGGCGAGGTGGTCCTGCGGGCAAGCCTGGAAGAGGAAGAAGCCGATACCAACCGTGTAACCCTGCGCCTGAGCATCACGGATTCCGGAGTGGGCCTCTCCCGCGCCCAGCAGCAATCCCTGTTCAACGCCTTCAGTCAGGCCGATGCTTCCACCGCCCGGCAATACGGCGGCACCGGCCTCGGACTGGCCATTTCCAAACGCCTGGTCGAAGAAATGGGAGGCAAGATAGGACTTGAGAGCGAGCTCGGCAAAGGCTCGACCTTCTGGTTCACCCTGACCTCGGAGCTTACCACCAGCGGAGAAGCCATTGCCCCGCGTGATGGCCTGCGTGGGGAACGGGTGATCTACCTGGAACAACAGAAAACCACCGGGCTGGCGGTGGAACACCTGCTGCGGGATTGGGGCATGGTGGTGGACCGGGTGGCCTCACCCGGAGCACTACAGGAACAGATCGAAGAGGCCCAGAAAAGCCAGACCGGTTATGCCGTGGCCATTGTCGGCATCACCCGCCACCTGCTCAATTCCAGCCAGTATTGTGGCCTTGTCCGTACCCTGGAGATTGAACGGGATTGCCGGACACTGTTGCTGACGCCCACGCTGGAAACCCACGACACACCCCTATCGGGGCTTGCCAGCGGCCATCTCACCAAACCGGTGTGCCGGGACTCGCTTTACGATGAGCTTCTGCTACTGGTGCACGGCATCCATTCCGGCGGTCGGGCCCCTGAGTACGAGACTTCCGCCAACCCCGTGACCACTGCCAATGTTCCCAGGGTACTGGCGGTGGATGACAACGACGCCAACCTGAAACTGGTGATGACTTTGTTGGAAGACTGCCAACTGGAGGCCGAAAGCGCCTCCAGTGGTTTTGAGGCCCTGAGCAAGGCCAGACAGAAGCCCTTCGACCTGGTGTTCATGGATCTGCAGATGCCCGGCATGGACGGAGTGGAAACCACGGCCAGGCTGAGGGAGATGGATACCGGCAATCACCGGACGCCGATCATTGCCCTAACTGCCCATGCCCTGGCCGACGAGCAGGAACGGCTGACCAAGCAAGGTTTCGATGGCTACATGCCAAAACCGATCAGCAGCGGACAGCTGACCGAAATCATCCATGAGTACACTGGTTATATCTGCCCCAAGAACAGTGGCAACGGTCGGCTCCCGGTGCCGGAAGTCCGCGACACGCGCCGGACCCTGCGGCCGTCAACCCGAAAAATGCAACAGGACTGCGTCAGTGTCGAGGAGAGTATTCAGCTCGCCGCCGGAAAGGCCGACCTCGCCGAAGAACTGTTCAGTATGCTGCTGGAACAGGTCCATGTGGATCGGGCGCGAATACCGGAGCTCTGGACCGGCGAGCATATGGATGAGTTGCTCGAGTGCGTCCACAAACTCCACGGCGCGACCCGCTACTGCGGCGTACCCGAACTGCGGGCCGCGGCCAATCACCTGGAAACGGCGATCAAATGCGCCGCACCGGATCTGGAACACCAGAAAGACCAGTTGCTGTCCGCGATGGAGCGGCTTGAGATCTGGAGTGACCAGACCGACTGGCAACAGCTGTTCCGCGAACGCCGCGAGGCCGCGGAAACCACCTGA
- the mazG gene encoding nucleoside triphosphate pyrophosphohydrolase — MSYTIEDLKYLMARLRDPDTGCPWDTKQSYKSIVPHTLEEAYEVADAIEREDYPHLKDELGDLLFQVIFYAQIGREDGHFDFDGVVDHLVRKLVRRHPHVFPEGTLDSRIDPDNRPDEAWIKESWERIKAEERALKPAPDAGAPESRLEGIARTLPAMARAEKLQKRAARHGFDWPDIAAVFDKLHEEIDELKEAWEAAQTGAGDPDAVEDELGDLLFVCVNLARFMKVNPEQALNRTNHKFDARFRAIEKVLEREGRDMDEESLEALDAVWQAVKGVERGGREE, encoded by the coding sequence ATGAGCTATACCATCGAGGATCTGAAATATCTGATGGCCCGGCTACGGGATCCGGATACCGGCTGTCCATGGGATACGAAGCAATCTTACAAGTCCATCGTGCCTCACACGCTGGAGGAAGCCTACGAAGTTGCCGATGCCATCGAACGTGAGGATTACCCGCATCTGAAAGACGAGCTGGGAGATCTGCTGTTCCAGGTGATTTTCTATGCTCAGATCGGACGGGAAGACGGGCATTTCGACTTCGACGGCGTTGTCGATCATCTGGTGCGCAAACTGGTGCGCCGGCATCCACATGTTTTTCCGGAAGGAACCCTGGACAGTCGAATCGATCCGGATAACCGGCCGGATGAGGCGTGGATCAAGGAAAGTTGGGAACGTATCAAGGCCGAGGAGCGGGCACTGAAGCCGGCACCGGATGCCGGCGCACCGGAAAGCCGGCTTGAAGGCATTGCCCGTACCCTGCCAGCCATGGCACGGGCCGAAAAGCTCCAGAAACGGGCGGCGCGCCACGGTTTTGACTGGCCGGATATCGCCGCCGTGTTCGACAAGCTCCATGAGGAAATTGACGAGCTCAAGGAGGCCTGGGAAGCGGCGCAAACCGGCGCTGGTGATCCGGACGCCGTTGAGGATGAGCTGGGCGATCTTCTGTTTGTCTGTGTGAACCTGGCACGGTTCATGAAGGTTAATCCCGAGCAGGCTCTCAATCGGACCAATCACAAGTTCGATGCCCGGTTCCGGGCCATTGAAAAAGTGCTTGAGCGTGAGGGCCGCGACATGGACGAAGAATCACTGGAGGCGCTGGATGCCGTCTGGCAGGCGGTCAAAGGCGTGGAGCGGGGAGGAAGAGAGGAATGA
- the cysM gene encoding cysteine synthase CysM gives MHFPTIEDYVGHTPLVRLQRLPGETSNVILAKLEGNNPAGSVKDRPAISMIQEAERRGDIKPGDTLIEATSGNTGIALAMAAAIKGYRMVLIMPANMSEERRASMRAYGAEIVTVTKEEGMETARDLALKMQAEGKGRVLDQFSNQDNPLAHYRTTGPEIWEQTGGRVTHFVSSMGTTGTIMGVSRYLKERNPDIQIIGLQPKEGAAIPGIRRWPEAYLPKIYDAARVDEVLDIGQEEAENTMRALASEEGIFCGVSSGGSIAAALKLSEQVENAIIVAIICDRGDRYLSTGVFPGA, from the coding sequence ATGCATTTTCCCACCATTGAAGATTATGTCGGGCACACCCCTCTGGTTCGCCTGCAGCGTCTCCCCGGTGAGACCAGTAACGTGATTCTGGCCAAGCTGGAGGGTAACAATCCGGCCGGCTCGGTGAAGGATCGTCCGGCCATCAGCATGATCCAGGAGGCTGAGCGCCGGGGCGACATAAAACCGGGTGACACCCTGATCGAGGCAACCAGCGGTAACACCGGCATTGCCCTTGCCATGGCGGCTGCGATCAAGGGTTACCGCATGGTACTGATTATGCCCGCGAACATGAGTGAGGAGCGCCGGGCGTCCATGCGCGCCTATGGTGCGGAGATTGTCACGGTCACCAAGGAAGAGGGGATGGAAACGGCCCGTGACCTGGCGCTCAAGATGCAGGCAGAGGGCAAGGGCAGGGTGCTGGATCAGTTCAGCAACCAGGACAACCCGCTGGCGCACTACCGCACCACCGGTCCCGAGATTTGGGAACAGACCGGTGGCCGTGTCACCCATTTTGTCAGCTCCATGGGAACCACCGGCACCATCATGGGCGTGTCCCGTTACCTGAAGGAGCGCAACCCGGATATCCAGATTATCGGGCTTCAGCCCAAAGAAGGCGCGGCCATACCCGGGATCCGGCGCTGGCCAGAGGCCTACCTGCCCAAAATCTATGATGCCGCACGGGTGGACGAGGTTCTTGATATTGGCCAGGAGGAAGCCGAGAACACCATGCGAGCCCTGGCTTCCGAGGAAGGCATCTTCTGTGGTGTTTCTTCCGGTGGTTCGATCGCGGCGGCTCTCAAACTCTCTGAGCAGGTTGAAAACGCCATCATCGTGGCCATTATCTGTGACCGCGGCGACCGCTATCTTTCCACCGGTGTGTTCCCCGGCGCCTGA
- the pdxJ gene encoding pyridoxine 5'-phosphate synthase produces MNPRVLLGVNIDHVATLRQARGTRYPDPVQAALMAEEAGADGITIHPREDRRHIQDRDVLLLKEVLQTKMNLEMAVTDAMLAFAEQVRPECVCLVPEKREELTTEGGLDVEGQESRVAKACERLARIGSEVSLFIDPDPAQIDAAVRCGAPVVELHTGEYAEAETPEAENAAFKTIADAVAYARKKGLIVNAGHGLHYHNTERVAAIHGINELNIGHAIIARAVFTGLKEAVRDMKAIIDQARSRA; encoded by the coding sequence ATGAATCCTAGAGTACTGCTTGGCGTCAACATTGATCACGTAGCCACCCTCCGCCAGGCGAGGGGAACCCGGTATCCCGACCCGGTGCAGGCAGCACTGATGGCCGAGGAAGCCGGGGCGGACGGCATCACGATCCATCCCAGGGAAGACCGGCGTCATATCCAGGATCGGGATGTGCTGTTACTCAAAGAAGTGCTCCAGACCAAGATGAACCTGGAAATGGCCGTTACCGATGCCATGCTGGCGTTCGCCGAGCAGGTGCGGCCGGAATGTGTCTGCCTGGTGCCGGAAAAGCGTGAGGAATTGACCACCGAAGGCGGTCTGGATGTCGAGGGTCAGGAATCCCGCGTGGCCAAAGCCTGTGAGCGTCTCGCCCGCATTGGCTCCGAAGTGTCATTGTTTATTGACCCGGACCCGGCCCAGATAGATGCCGCAGTGCGTTGCGGAGCGCCGGTGGTGGAGCTGCACACCGGTGAGTATGCCGAAGCGGAGACGCCAGAGGCTGAGAACGCTGCGTTCAAGACGATTGCCGATGCGGTGGCCTATGCCCGCAAGAAAGGGCTGATCGTCAATGCCGGCCACGGTCTGCATTATCACAACACCGAGCGGGTGGCGGCGATTCACGGTATCAACGAATTGAATATTGGCCATGCCATTATCGCCCGCGCGGTGTTTACCGGTCTGAAAGAGGCGGTTCGGGATATGAAGGCCATTATCGATCAGGCCCGGAGCCGGGCCTGA
- the relA gene encoding GTP diphosphokinase — protein MVKVREDYAMTGDGQVDIEGWVQQIASQTHLEDPDQFRQACEKAAEIDLQAFRQDRQWAPGSSSFRIGIEMAQVLAELHLDQASLVAAILYRAVREERVPLETIRKEFGDEVAGLINGVQQMAAISSIHHPLKGNVLGQSEGQLDNVRKMLVTMIDDVRVALIKLAERTCAIRAVKDAPEEKRMRVAREVFDIYAPLAHRLGIGHIKWELEDLSFRYLHESAYKKIAKLLDEKRLDRDSYIKRVIATLQTELKAYGIEGELSGRAKHIYSIWRKMRRKGIDFSQVYDVRAVRILVPEVRDCYAALGIVHTLWRHIPNEFDDYIANPKENGYQSLHTAVIGPEGKVMEVQIRTHKMHEEAELGVCAHWLYKGMDKSNKSTGYDAKINWLRQVLEWQEELGDLSGLADHLKSDVASDRVYVFTPEGHVVDLPQGATPVDFAYRVHTEIGHACRGARVNSRIVPLTYPLKTGDQVFILTSNNPAPSRDWLNPSLGYIQTSRARAKVTHWFKQQDRGRNIVDGRAILEDEFKRLSLYDVDLGELAKKVNYHSAEDMFAATGAGDLRPTHVANVAQQMLEPKSEQLDLKLSTQRRKPYDTESDIQILGVGKLKTQVAKCCKPLPGDAIGGYITVGRGVTVHRQDCLTFLNLREFEPNRIIEVSWGGRQAAVYPVDIEIEAYDRSGLLRDITQVLSASKSDVLSLNTLSNKDENTATMTVTVEISSLEQLARLLAQIRNLPNIIDVRRKRG, from the coding sequence ATGGTAAAAGTTCGCGAAGACTACGCAATGACGGGCGATGGCCAGGTGGATATCGAGGGCTGGGTTCAGCAGATCGCCTCGCAGACACACCTGGAAGACCCCGATCAGTTCCGGCAGGCATGCGAAAAAGCGGCCGAAATTGACCTTCAGGCCTTCCGGCAGGACCGTCAGTGGGCCCCCGGTTCCAGTAGCTTCCGGATCGGCATTGAAATGGCTCAGGTGCTGGCAGAGCTGCACCTGGACCAGGCCAGCCTGGTAGCAGCGATTCTTTACCGGGCGGTACGCGAAGAGCGTGTTCCACTGGAAACCATCCGCAAGGAATTTGGCGACGAGGTGGCGGGCCTGATCAACGGCGTGCAGCAGATGGCGGCGATTTCATCCATCCATCACCCGCTGAAAGGGAACGTCCTCGGGCAGAGTGAGGGGCAGTTGGACAACGTCCGCAAGATGCTCGTCACCATGATTGACGACGTCCGGGTTGCCCTGATCAAACTGGCCGAGCGGACCTGCGCCATTCGGGCCGTCAAGGACGCTCCGGAAGAAAAGCGCATGCGTGTGGCCCGGGAAGTGTTCGATATCTATGCGCCGCTGGCCCATCGTCTTGGTATCGGTCATATAAAATGGGAGTTGGAGGACCTGTCCTTCCGCTACCTGCATGAGTCCGCCTACAAAAAGATCGCCAAGCTGCTCGACGAGAAGCGCCTGGACCGTGATAGCTACATCAAGCGCGTCATTGCGACTCTGCAGACCGAACTCAAAGCCTATGGCATTGAGGGTGAGCTGTCCGGCCGCGCCAAGCACATCTACAGCATCTGGCGGAAAATGCGGCGCAAGGGCATCGATTTCTCCCAGGTCTACGATGTTCGCGCCGTGCGTATTCTTGTTCCGGAAGTGCGCGACTGTTACGCCGCCCTGGGTATTGTCCACACTCTGTGGCGCCATATTCCGAACGAATTCGATGATTACATAGCCAACCCCAAGGAAAACGGTTACCAATCCCTGCACACAGCGGTGATCGGGCCGGAGGGCAAGGTTATGGAAGTGCAGATCCGCACCCACAAGATGCATGAGGAGGCGGAACTGGGCGTCTGTGCCCACTGGTTGTACAAGGGGATGGACAAGAGCAACAAGTCCACCGGTTACGATGCCAAGATCAACTGGCTGCGCCAGGTGCTGGAGTGGCAGGAAGAGCTGGGCGACCTGTCCGGGCTGGCCGACCACCTGAAATCCGATGTGGCCTCAGACAGGGTGTATGTTTTCACGCCCGAGGGCCATGTGGTGGATCTGCCCCAGGGGGCAACGCCGGTGGACTTTGCTTATCGGGTGCATACCGAGATCGGCCATGCCTGCCGTGGCGCCAGGGTGAACAGCCGGATCGTGCCGCTGACCTATCCACTGAAAACCGGCGACCAGGTGTTCATTCTGACCTCCAACAATCCGGCCCCCAGCCGCGACTGGCTGAATCCGAGCCTGGGCTACATCCAGACCTCCCGGGCAAGAGCCAAGGTTACCCACTGGTTCAAGCAGCAGGATCGGGGCCGGAATATCGTTGATGGCCGTGCCATTCTCGAGGACGAATTCAAGCGCCTGTCCCTGTACGACGTGGATCTTGGCGAGCTCGCGAAGAAGGTCAATTATCACAGTGCCGAGGACATGTTTGCTGCGACAGGTGCTGGCGATCTTCGTCCGACTCATGTTGCCAATGTGGCTCAGCAGATGCTGGAGCCCAAATCCGAACAGCTGGATCTGAAGCTCAGCACCCAGCGCCGCAAACCGTACGATACGGAATCGGATATCCAGATCCTGGGCGTTGGCAAGCTCAAGACTCAGGTGGCGAAATGCTGCAAACCCCTGCCGGGAGATGCGATCGGTGGCTACATCACGGTCGGTCGGGGCGTGACGGTGCATCGTCAGGACTGCCTCACATTTCTGAATCTGCGAGAGTTTGAGCCCAACCGGATCATTGAGGTGAGTTGGGGTGGCCGGCAGGCAGCGGTTTATCCGGTTGATATCGAAATCGAGGCCTATGACCGGTCCGGGTTGCTGCGGGATATAACCCAGGTGCTGTCGGCTTCGAAGAGTGATGTACTGTCGCTCAATACCCTGAGTAACAAGGATGAGAACACGGCCACCATGACGGTGACCGTGGAGATCTCCAGTCTGGAGCAGCTGGCCCGATTGCTGGCACAGATTCGCAACCTGCCCAATATCATTGATGTAAGGCGTAAACGCGGATGA